One stretch of Argiope bruennichi chromosome 3, qqArgBrue1.1, whole genome shotgun sequence DNA includes these proteins:
- the LOC129963019 gene encoding uncharacterized protein LOC129963019, with protein sequence MIHGPCGTLNSSSPCMADGKCTKNFPKDFTNDTVTNVDGYPIYRRRNPENGGQSFIKNIINTDIDIDNRWVVPYSPLLSKTYNAHINVEFCSSVKSIKYICKYVHKGSDMAVFRVENTNVNAPPVNKNDEITLYQIGRHISSNEAAWRIFGFPIHERDPAVVQLAIHLENGQRVFFTNETAIDRAINPPKTTLTAFFELCNRADDFGAFARTLLYSQVPRYFTWTQTKTWMPRKQGSPVAACLNLFKSNALGRLFTVNPRHTECFYLRLLLVNVTGPLSFQDIRKVNGQQYPTYKDACLALGLLEDDNQWECMLAEAALNCTAIQIRYSVDYMFPSPSTDIMGKSQRFND encoded by the coding sequence ATGATTCATGGTCCATGTGGTACTCTTAATAGTTCATCGCCTTGCATGGCTGATggaaaatgtactaaaaatttccCTAAAGATTTTACCAATGATACGGTCACAAATGTCGACGGATACCCAATATATCGTCGAAGAAATCCTGAAAATGGCGGacagtcatttattaaaaatatcatcaacacAGACATTGATATTGACAATCGTTGGGTGGTGCCATATTCGCCTCTGCTGAGCAAGACATATAATGCTCATATTAATGTTGAGTTCTGCAGTTCTGTGAAGAGCATCAAATACATTTGCAAGTATGTCCATAAAGGCAGTGATATGGCTGTGTTTAGAGTGGAAAATACTAATGTGAATGCTCCTCCAGTGAATAAAAACGATGAAATAACGCTCTACCAAATTGGTCGGCACATCAGCTCCAATGAAGCTGCTTGGCGTATCTTTGGTTTTCCAATTCATGAACGGGATCCAGCAGTTGTTCAGTTAGCCATCCATCTTGAAAACGGTCAGCGTGTATTTTTCACGAACGAGACAGCGATTGATCGTGCAATAAATCCACCTAAAACTACACTCACTGCATTTTTTGAATTGTGTAATCGTGCGGATGATTTTGGTGCCTTTGCACGAACATTACTCTATTCACAAGTACCACGCTATTTCACATGGACTCAAACAAAAACATGGATGCCCCGCAAGCAAGGCTCACCAGTTGCTGCATgtctcaatttatttaaatcaaacgcCTTGGGGCGATTATTTACAGTCAATCCAAGACACACGGAGTGCTTTTATCTTCGACTGTTGTTGGTTAATGTTACTGGCCCATTATCATTTCAAGATATACGTAAAGTGAATGGGCAACAATATCCAACGTATAAAGATGCATGCCTTGCACTCGGCTTGCTGGAAGACGACAACCAGTGGGAATGCATGCTTGCTGAAGCTGCATTGAACTGTACAGCAATACAAATTCGCTATAGTGTTGACTACATGTTTCCCAGCCCGAGTACAGATATTATGGGAAAATCACAAAGATTCAATGACTGA
- the LOC129963020 gene encoding uncharacterized protein LOC129963020 — protein MPRKRKGADLSRSTSKARNLRNSRSERTEEQIQQQNTDARVRMAQLHQEEPEDTRAERNEVRRLEQRQSRRFTVNRRRTNDQQRQQVHRAFISDSFLRLAFQYEPDIEYYAHSKVVIGAMDKECPHCHALKFKNEPAGMCCASGKVQLPEIETPPEPLNGLLIGTDPDSNVFLKSIRRFNSCFRMTSFGATEIVRNTNANGQQFNSTFKIRGQVYHKMGSLLPMPNEPHKFLQIYFMVGEDSGSALANRVNARCDYNNLDSLYARRIVSELDALLNEHNELLKIFKSHMHQLQSDNHAIVINPDKTPAGEHIRRFNAPVVDDVAGIMVGDCTAAREILIRRRNNNLQFIADTHRSYDALQYPLIFWKGQDGYCINIKQRDPVSGAETNKNVSSKDYYAYRLMIRRGLDNVILRCRELCQQFMVDMYAKIESERLRYLRYNQQKLRAEEYIHLRDAINNNADVAEIGNHVILPSSYVGSPRHMQEYIQDALTFVREYGRPCLFITFTCNPKWPEITSLLLPGQNAIHRHDITARVFRQKLKSLISFITKSHVFGPTRCWMYSVEWQKQGLPYAHILVCSSTKSVLKKSIVSFLRKFQIHPLTNCCLTLLQQT, from the exons ATGCCAAGAAAGCGCAAAGGGGCTGATTTGAGCCGCAGTACAAGTAAAGCTCGAAACTTGCGAAATAGCAGATCCGAAAGAACAGAAGAACAAATCCAGCAACAAAATACTGATGCACGTGTCAGAATGGCGCAATTGCATCAAGAAGAGCCAGAAGATACACGAGCTGAACGCAATGAAGTCAGAAGATTAGAACAACGACAATCACGCCGTTTCACAGTCAATAGACGAAGAACAAATGACCAACAACGACAACAGGTACATCGAGCATTTATATCTGATTCATTCCTGCGTCTAGCATTCCAGTATGAGCCCGATATTGAATATTATGCTCATTCAAAAGTGGTAATTGGTGCTATGGACAAGGAATGTCCGCATTGTcatgctctgaaattcaaaaatgagcCAGCTGGGATGTGTTGCGCGTCAGGAAAAGTGCAACTACCTGAAATTGAAACACCACCTGAACCATTGAACGGCTTACTTATCGGCACGGATCCAGATTCTAACGTGTTCCTGAAGTCAATTCGAAGATTCAATTCATGCTTTCGAATGACATCGTTCGGAGCAACAGAAATAGTTCGAAATACTAATGCAAATGGTCAACAATTCAATTCTACATTCAAAATCAGAGGCCAAGTTTATCATAAAATGGGCTCACTGCTGCCAATGCCAAACGAACCACATAAATTCTTACAAATCTACTTTATGGTCGGCGAGGATTCCGGAAGCGCACTTGCCAATCGCGTGAATGCACGTTGTGATTATAATAACCTTGATTCACTTTATGCCAGGCGCATCGTCAGCGAGCTAGATGCTCTTTTGAACGAGCACAACGAgttgttgaaaatattcaaatcacaTATGCACCAATTACAAAGCGATAATCACGCTATCGTCATTAATCCTGATAAAACACCAGCTGGAGAGCATATTCGTAGATTCAATGCACCCGTTGTTGATGATGTTGCTGGAATCATGGTTGGCGATTGTACAGCTGCACGAGAAATTCTGATTcgtagaagaaataataatcttcAGTTCATTGCTGACACACATCGTTCATATGACGCTCTCCAATATCCGCTAATATTCTGGAAGGGACAAGACGGATATTGCATAAACATAAAACAACGAGATCCCGTATCAG GAGCTGAAACAAACAAGAACGTTAGCTCAAAGGATTATTATGCGTACCGATTAATGATTAGACGTGGCCTGGACAACGTCATTTTACGATGTCGTGAGCTTTGTCAACAATTCATGGTCGACATGTACGCGAAGATTGAGAGCGAACGACTACGATACTTACGATATAATCAACAAAAGCTGCGCGCGGAAGAGTACATTCATTTGCGAGACGCTATCAACAACAACGCCGACGTCGCCGAAATTGGTAACCATGTCATTTTACCATCATCGTACGTAGGCAGTCCACGTCATATGCAAGAATATATACAGGATGCTCTGACTTTCGTGCGCGAATATGGACGACCATGTTTATTTATCACGTTCACATGTAATCCAAAATGGCCAGAGATTACATCTTTGCTACTGCCTGGCCAAAATGCAATACATCGCCATGACATTACAGCACGTGTGTTCAGACAAAAGTTGAAGTCTTTAATAAGTTTCATTACTAAATCACATGTATTTGGTCCCACACGTTGCTGGATGTATTCGGTTGAGTGGCAAAAGCAAGGATTACCTTATGCACACATTTTGGTTTGTTCATCGACAAAATCCGTCCTGAAGAAATCGATAGTATCATTTCTGCGGAAATTCCAGATCCATCCACTGACCAACTGCTGTTTGACATTGTTACAACAAACATGA